Sequence from the Deltaproteobacteria bacterium genome:
GCACCTCCATCCCGCCGGTGCTCAGCACGTAGAGCGCATCTGCGATGGAGTCGCCGTTGAGGTCGGCGAGGATACCAACGTAGGGGCTTGCGGCCGTGGTGACGGGTGAATCCCAGCCACCGTCCGGAAGGTGAGGCAGGCATGCGAGCCCGGCACCCGAGAAGGCCACGATGTCCGGGTGACCATCGCTGGTCTCGTCAGCGACCGCGACGGCAGTGACGTAGCCGCCGACTGGCATGGGAGCTTGAGGCGCGAAGCCGCCGTCGGCCAACCCCTGCAGGATTTGAACGTCTTGCTCGCCTTCGTTGCCGACGACCAGATCAACAATCCCATCGCCATCGAGGTCGTGAGCGGCGAGTCCCTCAGCGTCCATCCCAACGACGTAGTTCCCGCCGTCTTCGAAGGCGCCACCACCGACACCTCGGAACACCTGGACCACACTGGGCGTGGTGATGGTTCTCAATGCCGTCAGGGCAAAGTCCATGATGCCGTCGCGGTTGAAGTCGGCGACGACGGTCGAGGAGGGAAACGAGATGACCGTGCCTGGCTGGCCACTCGAATAGTTGAAAGTCCACGACGTGCCCGAGGGACAGGGGACGCTGCCGCCCGACGAGCCCGAAGAGCTGCTGGAAACGCCCGAGCTGGCTGCGGTGCTGCCCACGGTTCCTGTCGAGCCTGACCCGCTGGAGTTGCTCGAATCGCTGGTCGTGCCCGAGGCGCTGGAGCTCGAGCTGCTTGCCACGGT
This genomic interval carries:
- a CDS encoding VCBS repeat-containing protein → MDFALTALRTITTPSVVQVFRGVGGGAFEDGGNYVVGMDAEGLAAHDLDGDGIVDLVVGNEGEQDVQILQGLADGGFAPQAPMPVGGYVTAVAVADETSDGHPDIVAFSGAGLACLPHLPDGGWDSPVTTAASPYVGILADLNGDSIADALYVLSTGGMEVRLGNGDCTFGPPTTYAIDGAANIAVGDLNRDGLLDVAVSSINPTEGVVTVLLGAGAGVLGNQTTFDASASTDGVAIGDFDGDGFLDIAAASHSTPATFVALGNGDGTFQSVRTFATDVDGVSLTVGDLNGDGRDDLVVPSHVAVDVNTLEGTCQ